The genome window CACATCCAAAAGGTGATGGAAGATAGTTGAACTGCTAAATCCAAAACAGCCTGAACCTGTTGGGTTAGTCTCTCCAATGCATAAAACATTATCCAACTAAAGTTATTTGTTTGTGGCAAGACAGAAACAAGATTGATTAGTAGACCACCACCATCTCTTCACCATAAATTTCTGCGTGCATACCGGTCAGTAAACTTTCACAATGTGCAAAAGTTCAAGAATATCAAGAATCCAGACTTCCAATCTATGAATTTCAACTTTTTCAAAAGTCTGAGGCAGCCAGCTAAGTAGGGGACCCATTTTAGTCGTGTAATAAGTTAGAAATTAATTCACATGTATGTTAAACTAAAAATAATTGTAATAGATTGGAAAAACAAAGTAGCTAACAAATCTGTAGTATCTGGTACAAGTGGGCGGGGCTACAAACTTCTACAGTACAGTATCAAGCATGGTGTTGCTGGGTAAGCTATTGTGTGGCGATTGGACTAACTCTCTTGTCTTACATCGCACaaggaaaaaatatgaaatacataatataataagcCAAACTTCTAAATTTGCAAACCAATATGGGTTGGCTCAAAACAGACACAATATTATTAATACGGAGAGGCGAGCTGCTACAAAATCTGTGATTGGTAGAAAGAAGTGGGTTTGTGGGTACACTACAGGCCATGCATGCAGGCATCAAGCAGCAAACGATTCAATATCATAACCTTGAAGTGGAAGCAGATATGGCACCTGCCAAACATCCAACAGATACTATAAACATTGATCTACGAAGCAGACACTGATCACAAGACCTTTATTAGAGAGTGCAATTCAATTTCCAGAAGCAGAAGTTTGAATAACATGTTTGAAAATTTGTATTTGCATGAGTTCTGATCACACACTTTAGTAAAGTGAGTAGGAAAGATAGATGGCTTTTTTGTCTTGGGGCTACATCCTGGGGCCTATGAACAAAGTGTGTGCAGAGAATCTAACATGGGtgcaagacaaagaaaaaggcaaaagcaaaaccaaataaaaaaagtaacaaaTAGAGAAAAAGATTTGATTAGGTGGGTGGCCTTTGGAGAGTGTAGAGGACCCCGTAATGGTAGGcagctttcctttttttttaattttgtgcaTGAGTGCTGTCCAAAGGCAATGTTGAAAAGCATGGGAAAGGGGAATCTTTCTCAAGAACTCGTTTTTCTTCATATTGATTTCGATCAAATAGATTTTCTATCTTCCCTAATCATCCCCAGAAATAAAGTCTGAAATATTTAGAAGAGTTTGATTCAAGAACCTTTAGATGGGCTTGGCTCTTGGTCATGAACAGGGCTTTACATAGAGAAGCAACTATTCCACATTTCCACCTaataaagaaaacccaaatctaaTAGTGCAAAGGGTTCTTCTAGGGTTTAGACAACAATTTAGCCAGCATTAAAGAATTGTGTTTCAGCTAATCCTAATGTTCCTAATAACTGATAGAAAAACCAAGTCCGAACACATTATTTTCGCTTTGGGCATAACTCTTcatgaatttgtttttaatGGGTCGTTACCATTGGTTCTTAATTAAGCCCAGAAAAACACGTCCTAGTGAGAGGCGCAAGACGTATATACCACTCGGTTGAGTTACGATCTACGATATTAGTCTTCGCAATAAAACCAACCTActcaaattgaaagaaattcCTACATCTTTGTTGTTAGGAacagacaagatgtacgcaCACCTTACCCGCATTTAATATGTGGAGTGACTGTTTTCAGAAAATGAACTTGTGATTAATAACAAAATGTGTCAATGTGCTGTTATAATATGCAGCAAAGAGCTTAATTGGAATAGCTGGCTGTGTGAATAATTTTTCAGGCTAGAAACCCAAGGAGCCACACCAACAAGTAGGAGTGGCAAAAAAATCAATTCCAGGTCGaacaacatcacgtgtttatgaaattttTACATGACCAGATTCTAACTCAgattggattttggacgtatttaattgaccaaactcgcattgatttaaatctagacaagatttatgtgtttagacCCGAACCcagttttaaatcggacaaaaatttttgtgtttggatctggattttgaacatataagttatgtccaaacttggtttaatcatTGTCGGACAAATTCGGAGGCTTACAAACACCCTTGAGCCTAGTGAAATAGCACGCATGTAAAATCTAAACTTTACGGAAAAATCATTCCAGCCCAAGAAGAACCATCTCAAACCTGCACTGGAAACTTGTCTGGATAACAGTGATGTATTCTAGAATCCATATAAATCTAACCGAGCAGAAGCTCGTGTAGGTCATGAAGCTCTAACAGGAAGTTCTCTTAATGCTCAGCTCGATATTTACCAGATTTGCAATTCATATTAATGCCAAAGCAAACAAGTCTGAACACCGGCAACATTGATTCAATATATACTCTCAGCTTGAAAGTGCCTATTAAAATACTAATCACATTTCGAGAATAGTCGCCTGCAATTCATAACTTGGAGAGGGTCGATCCCCAAAGGACAAATGTTAAGCCTAAGGCCAAATTAGACAAAATCTACACATTCCTTCCCCTCCTTAAATAAAAACATTGCTAACGATTTTCAAAAGCTCTCAACAAATCAGTATCTTGAGATCCCGTATTCATGAGTGATTCAAAATTACAAAGACACTATTCACAATTGCTTAAACCACTCTTTTTATTGCACTATTCATGTTCTTGCTGAATCGTTATGATAGATTGATACCAATTGTTATATAGCCAATAATTTAGACAAAAaaataatctaataaatatattacATTAATAACTATTTCAAGGATAATCGCGCCTCCAATTGACAACCTCGAAGGGGTGGTCGACCTTCAAACgataaacctaaaccctaatgGCAAAATGCCAATTCTTAACATAATTCTTTAGATATGGTTGTAGCATACTAAGAGCTTGTTTATAATACACACGAGCCACTAATTGAAGTAGTAATGATTGTGTGTATCACTCTGATAATTCCtgttttgtgaaaaaaaaacgcCCTTATTTATACTCCCTCCATCCTAATTTGTTTATCATCCTTTGAAAATCCAGTTTTTTAAGGAAATATCATTTAATCACCATGTTATTTCAATATTGCCCTTATTTATTGGGTACTCTTTTTTATCTTGAAATAAGGATAATTAAAATTACAAGGGTAattttaaaatacaataataaaattgttaatttatgaagaaaaatgacactagttttgggacatctcaaaatagaaagaatgacTAAGAAAATGGGATGGAATGAGTAATAAAGTAAGCCTAGCTAATTCTAGTTCACCCTAATTAGGAAACCATATTTAAAAAAAGCGGCCtttaaaggaaaataaatgaACGAACAGGACCAGTAAAGGCGGAAAAGCGACCATATCCGGTGGGCCACGTCATCAAGCGAACCAGATACATCCACAGACTATCCGAGTTTGGTTTCTTGTTCTCCGACCTCCGCGGTGGCGGTTCTCGGTATCCAAAAAAACCTTATTTCGGCACGCCGTAGTTTATCTCCACCGTCTTATAGGAAATTGCTTTGGCAGCCGTTCCGAAGAGCAGGACTTGAAGGATCTTGAGCTTAATTGGCATGGCTTCGATTAGTTTCTGCTCTTCTTCGATGCCTCTCTCACGTTTGCGGTAAGCTCTAGTTTCGGTTCCCCTCTTCATTGCGCTTTTCGATTTCTCCTGATTTTCGCAATCATTCTtatttggttgctgagaaattGTAATTCTGAAATTGGAGTCGCTAAGAGTACTATGGAAGAGGAAATTGATTTGATCAACACAAAGATTTGGCTCTAGTTAAAACGAAAATATCGTGTTTCTGTACTCTTTTAGCTGTTCTAGATCTTATTACTTGTAATTGACTACTGTTCGTTCCAGGGAGGCACCACCCCCTTGGTGCCATcgttaataaatttatttttcagccgttcaaatacatatatacatacatatatatatatatatatttatttttcagccgttcaaatacatatatacatacatatatatatatatcatatttctATAGACATTTTGAACATGAAGCGTGGTTCTTCATCGTGCAATTGAGTTTAGCCCTGTCTCGGCCTTAATAAGCAGTCGAATCCTCTGCATGAAGAAGTAGTTGCTTTGGCGGATTAAGTTTTGTGATCTCTAGAGACTGTTCTTGTGACTAGAAAATCTATAAAGATAGGATATTTTGTACAAAGGTGTTGTGCATTCTATTTCACattattttagaaaatacaGATTCTGTCCGTCAATGATAGCGTTTCCGATTTGGCTACTTCTGTAACTCAATAGGCAAATGATATCATGAACAAGATTTTTTCCTCTGAATGGTGGTATCTATACACAGCGAGATgctttttcttcattattttttcttgCTCAAAAGCTTCGAGATGGCATGTGATGTAACTATCATTTTCAGGATTGAAACTTCTTGTTGGGttttgttattcttttttttttttttccttttcaataaGTTATTACATCCTTCCCTCTTTCAGTTGGCCATTTGTGTACTGCTAACTGTTTTGTACTTCCAGGTATGGTGGCCCACATTACCTTAAGCAGCTTCCCGCCTCATCTGGTAACACTTCCGATCTGCCCTCAAGTATTGTGACCAAGAAATTATGCTTTAAGTTTAAGAGAAGTGGTATAGCTAGAGCTGCACTGATTTCTGGAGAAGGTGACCTCTTGTCGCACCCTAATAGTGTTGCGGGACAGAATATCTGCATCAAAGAACAGCTGGTCCAGCCTACTGGGATTGAGAGACAAGCTGataaaatttcttttggaaCACTTGCAGCTGAAATCACTCCAACAAGTACTGATTTCTTCACTAATGATGATGAATATGAACTGGATCGCCCTACGCCAGGATTTGCTTCCATCCCAGAAGCCATTGAGGACATTCGCCAGGGCAAAGTTAGTCTTCAGTCTGGCTTATGACCTTTTTTTAGGTTTCAAAGTCATCATTATAGGTTAGTTTTCTTCTATGCGGTTCTAATTCAATATTTTTTGATTCCTTTGCAGTTAGTCATTGTTGTAGATGATGAAGACAGAGAAAATGAGGGAGACCTAATAGTGGCAGCATCAAAGGTGACATCTGAAACTATGGCATTTATGGTCAAGCATGGAACTGGAATTGTTTGTGTGAGCATGAAAGAAGGAGATCTAGAAAGGTTGGAACTTCCATTGATGGTGACACACAGGGAAAACGAGGAGAAGCTTCGTACAGCATTCACTGTGACGGTGGTATGTGGTTTATTTCCACAACGTTAATTGGACTCATTTTTCTGCGTCATATTTGAGCAGATAACCTCCaaattttcttcttgttctttcctTGCTTCATTTTGGGCACGTAGTCTTTTCATTGTTATTCTTGCAAGATATGGTTGTGGTCTATTAATTGATTGCCCCAAGGTTTGATCTCAAGTCCCCCAACCTTATCAATGTTATTTGTAATTTTAATGATGTGATGATGAAGTAGACCCGTCATAAAAAAATTGCTCCTCTATTTTCCAGACAACTTAGTTCATGTTATATGGTTctattgaacattttttttttcataaaatgtGTGAATTTCCTgtgagaaaacaaaacaaaggggAACAAAAAAAGTCACATAGACTATTGGTTGGGATATTAATAAATTTCCTTCTCTTGGATCACAAAATAGTTTTGGCATATATGCTTACAGAGTTACAGGGAGAAGATTCATTAGTAAAGTTGTTTTGTGAACTTTGAATTGTCGCATGCCAATGGTTGTCTTATGTTTATAGCTTTTGTCCTTTTCATGGAAAGTGAttgcatttaagtttgcaattatCTTTGAAGTAGATCActtttggatatatatatatacccctTTGGTTTTGATCAATTTAATGGAGTTTTGGCAGGATGCAAAACATGGCACAACAACTGGTGTCTCAGCTCATGATAGGGCAACAACAGTGTTGGCCCTTGCTTCTGGAGATTCAAAACCTGGAGAATTTAATCGTCCAGGTCATATTTTCCCCCTGAAGTACAGGGAGGGAGGGGTTTTGAAAAGAGCGGGGCACACAGAAGCTTCTGTTGATCTCGCTGTGTTGGCTGGATTAGAGCCTGTTGCGGTTTATGTGAAGTTGTGGACGATGATGGCTCTATGGCTAGATTACCTAAACTTTGTCAATTTGCACaggcgcaaaacttgaaaatcgtTTCTATTGTAGACCTAATCAGGTAACTCAATGAAATTTCTAGTTAGTAACTTCGTTAAACAAATTGTTGAGGATACTACGTGTGTGTGCCATTTGTTTAATGCACGAATTGCACGTAGGACATATCCATGCGCGTGTATCTATATATTGAATTTTTCAGAAGGCCAAAACATTTTTGTTTAATATCGTGATACTATCAGAACTTACACAACTTCTGTAATAATCATAACTAATGTCTGAAAGTCATTTTGAACTTCGGAATACTTAGCAATAATTATGTGTTATTTCCTTACTGGTACAAGGAAAATGACCATTCAATTATTCAAATTATTCTAACTTTTTCTCCTGTTATTTAAATGGATGTTCCGGTACCATTGATGTATTATTGCTGGCAGGTAtcgaaggaaaagagatagatTAGTTGAGCTGGCTTCTGCTGCACAAATACCAACAATGTGGGGCCCATTCAAAGCATACTGTTATAGGTCATTgctggatggaattgagcatatTGCAATGGTTAAAGTGAGTAGTCTATCTCTATTAGCATGTTCAACTTCTAAACCTTTCTTGCCTTTGTATTCTCTAGTCATCATAGTACCATTTTCTATGGAAAAGCATAAAACATATTTTGCCATCTATGCAGTATATCTTACCATCTTAGGAGGAACTCTCTTGTTTGATCTTCTATGTTGTTAATGCTTTGTATCCGTTAAGTTGCTGCTCATGATTCAACCTTGGAACTTTATTTCTCAGACGCGCTTAGCATTCCTGTAATGGTTATGGTTCTAGTGGGCCCTGCAACAGTGCATGGTATTTTATAACAAAAACCCGAACTTTTTAAGGCTCTTTTTTGCTTAGGAttatatttagggtttatgtgATTTCAGGAGTTTACATTAGAGACTTGAAGTATAAATTTTTAGCAAGAGTTGTGTCACAGTGTGTTCACGTGTTATTTGGGTCTTTTGAGGCATGTGAAAGCTTGTTGATATTCAGATGCAAGGCTTATTCAAAAAGATGTCTCTTTATCTCCCAGTCCAGGGATTTGAAGCTTGTAAGCATGCTTTAACTCTCACACATATTGTGCTTTCCTAGTTGTATTGATGTTCAACATGACTGTATATGGAGGCTTTTTACAGCAATTTAATTGGTAGTTAGAGTTATGAAAAATGTTGTTGACTTGGGATGCGTAAATATATTAGAAGAATGTTATGGTTGAACTTGTTTGAGCAATAAAGCTGAGTTTTGGAGGTTGTTGGGTGTATTTGTGGATTACCCCGGGCTCATTTTCTAGTTTTGGGGATGCCTGGTTGAACATTTAATGAAGGGAAGGATTTGTTTTATGTTTATGgttctcaaaaacatgaaagagcTGGTTTACCTGGGATATTTTTGGTTTAAAGTGGTTAGAAGGCACACAAAAACCGTAGCAAAAATGAGAAGAGGAACACGGGGACAAAAAATTCAAGTCGTTTGAGTATAGAATCTTTTTTAAGAGTCATACCTACGTCATGTTTGGTACAGTGGTTGGGTTCAAagcattttcaaaaaataatactcAGCACTTTAGTATTTCTTTTGACTGCCAATCTGTGTTTGTGTATGTAAGCGTGGAAGGGGAGCATCCAACTCCTATGAGTAACTACAACTGGCCATAATTGTTACAGGGAGaaattttggatgggcataaCATTCTTGTGAGGGTACATTCCGAGTGCCTCACTGGAGACATATTTGGTTCAGCCAGATGCGACTGTGGTAACCAGTTGGCACTTGCAATGAAGCAAATTGAGGCTGCTGGCAGAGGAATATTAGTATATTTGCGAGGTCATGAAGGTAGAGGAATTGGTTTAGGACACAAGCTCCGTGCTTACAACCTGCAGGACGATGGCCGTGACACAGTTGAAGCCAATGAGGAGCTCGGGCTACCTGTTGATTCACGAGAATATGGAATCGGTGCACAGGTATTTATTAGTCACTAtctcataaaataaaatattaattacctTGACATTTTCCACCCCTGTTTggttctctctctccttcaattGACTAACAATGTTAGATGCACGATCCATAAGTATGTGGGGCTCAAAGGTTTGCGATTCTTTTTTTTGCAGATTTTACGAGATTTGGGTGTCCGTACAATGAGGCTGATGACAAATAATCCTGCAAAGTATGTGGGGCTCAAAGGTTATGGCCTGGAAATTGCTGGAAGGGTGCCCTTATTAACACCAATAACAATGGAAAACCAGAGATATTTGGAAACCAAACGTAAAAAAATGGGACATGTATATGGTTCAGATCTCATTGGCAGCATGGACGGTAACAAATTCGATACTTCAAGCAGTAGTATCCTTGCGGATAGTCAGGTACCTCCCAATTTGTTCAAGAGTAATGATACTATAATATGGCTCCATTTGTTCTCTTCATTCATTGACCTTCCTCTTGTTTGCTTTATATGAATTCATTTCCTTTGGAGTAAACAGTTGTAGGAAAATCTTTGATTCGTCTGACAAGGAGGACGTCCAGGTTCTGGTTATTTATTGTGTTGTGCTACTAAGAACTTTCTTACATTCGGATTTTACTTACAGAACCGTTCATCCAGGTTCTGGTTGGAAACACTGTCATATTAATCAAAATGACAATTTTCAGTCCAAGTATATGGATTGATGTTTCTACACCCAAGAATTCTAATTAGAAATAATCAAATACACAAACAATAAATGATGTTCTTCAAGTCtatattgtattaaaaaaaattgaaaattttaaacttccaatttcaacataaaatatattattgtcgAAAATTTTGTCACTTATTTCTCTCTTCCTTCCCCTGTTATACTGCTCTCCACTGCCAGGTTCTTAGACCAGAATGATTGTGGGCAGAAAAAACTCATGAAAAAACATGTTGCACGAGGTCGATTCCGTCCTCTGGAGGACAATGGGATAGAGGACTTGGTGAAGAAAATGAACTACAGAGGAGAGCAAGTAACTTCCAGCCTCCATTTGTTTAGCTCTGCAACCTGAAAGTATTGCAGATTCTTGTGAGTTTCTCTACCTTACCTTTTCTTGAACCCTCTCTAGTGTCTACAACAATTTCACTAGTAAAATCTCTTCATTCTCTGCTGTATTTACAGAATGTTTCTGCCAAATATTTGATAATGCtgagaaaattagaaaaaaaaaaaagcacctaGAAGATAAGCTGCAGGTACTAAAGCCAATATCTGCAACCAAATGCTACTCCTACTCCAGCAATCCCCAAACAAATTGCCAAAGCCACAATCCACGAAATCCCCTCACCATCATCATCTCCCTCTTCTTCGCTTCCCCAGCGACAACCCATCTTCTCCGGTCGTTGTCGATGTGGTTGTAACATCAAAACTTGAACCTCAAGCAACTTCACCCATTGCCGACAAGCGAATAGCTCCAAGGATTCTTTTATTAAGACATTAGCAATGAAATCCTTCTCCTTGGCCAAACTCTCTGCTCTCCTCTCTGCCTCCCTTGCCCGCGTCTGCGACAGTCTCAAGGCCTTCAAAAGCTCCAACTTCTCATACTCACCATCGTCTTCTCTTCCCATCATGCCACAGACCCTATTCATGGATGATATGACCGTCTCATCAGACCCCGAAAAAACCTTCTGTGGTGGAGGCAAATCGCAATTCTGCATCAGCTCTACACCAAACTTTTGAGAAAACTTAGGCTTCCAAACCACATCATACTCATTCATGACTCCAGCACTCAGTTTCTGGTTATTTGATGCCCATCCTGCCATTGATGGGGCCTTGAGATTGATttggtttatgggttttgatcaaAAACTTAAATGAGAGGGAGTAACTGTCCTTTTAGAGACGTGAGAGGCAGAGGAAGTTTGTGGGTTGGTGGTTGAGGTAGATGTGGATTGAGGGGAGGGGTGAGACAGTGGCAGAAGAAACCATATTTTATTTGTCATTGGGTAGAaaatttttagttttgaatattttacAAATGCTTTACTTGCGTGCTAGGACAAACAAATACGTTACAACTTGGCTGCTTATGTTAGATTGTTGCTTAAGACAACTGTTTCACGACACTTTTTTCTATGAAACTTCAGGCTGATAGATTGTCTTTACCTCTCAACTTTTTGGCTTGGGAGTTGGgagcatctttacgttacaagAAAACCCCAAAAATAAGCCTCCTCTTTTGGGGACTTTCTTAGGTCCACCCTATTTTCATCCACCCTTTTGTCCACCTTCATCAAACACCATTGGATCTAAAAAATATCCTCGAGATGCTCACCTGAGTAAAGACTGTAATAACCTTTAAAGAGTTATTTAGAGGAGGTGGATGGTCCACTCTTTTCATAAGAGTGGACTTTAGTAATTTCCCCTCTTTTGTCTACCGACCTTAATTTCTCTTTTATATCCAAACAGGGAATGTAAGCGAAAGAAAGATCTTTCGAGCCACAGgatgagaaaacaaaaagaaatcaagatgaaaaaaaaactgtaatattcttttttttccctaaatgtTTTTGGTGACCAAGAATTCTCAACCTAGCATGCCCACCGGATGGTTGAGACAATTCTAAATTCAGATCATCAACTCAGCCAGCTCCACGCTAGTGATAGGTAAGACCAGGTCAAAGCATGTGCATTAAGAACAAGGCCGAAGTCTACAAAGGAGAGTTAATTTAACAAAACCTGTGTGAACCTTTGTCCCATGTAAAGAAATAACGTCGAAAATGTTGAGCGTAgcatttgatttgttttttgttctatgaaaaggttttttcttttttcaagctctttttgggtgatttattatttttcgtATTTTCTAAAATCAACAACTGAACATATTTTGAGttgccttttgttttctatAAAATAATAACAGAAAATACCGGAAAATACATGCCCGGTTTTCTGCAAAATGGAGCATTGGCCACTTAccgaacccaaaaaaaaagaagagacgaGACAAAGCCCAAGTGAATACAGAATGGGCCTGAGGCCCACTCATGGTATGGCCGTGGCCCATTTGTCTATATTGTAGGGAAAACTTTAatcacaccccaccttttactaaagacaccccaatttgagttgaccaccccttgtaaaactcagttgacggggtgtctttagtaaaaagtggggtgtgactaaagttttccataTTGTAGTGTGGGCAAGTCCATTTACCCCGCAATGGACTTTGTGACTGATGATGGTGATTTCATTAAATTGGTTACGTTGTGGATTGTAGATTGTAGTCCTTATCGAACACACTTTCCATGGAATAATTAGGagagtttgatcaaattgttgtAGTCGATCACATCTACAATTGATGATGTGTCAATGCGAGTCCACCGGCAACCTTTAAGAGAGAGATAACGGTGGTAAGAGTCTTTGACACCGGTGTGGAGCCGATCGATCTCTAACAATCAAATTAACGATTTTAAGGTGGATCTATTGTGAAAGGGTAAATTGTTAAAGGTGAATTCTTAGTGAAAATATTTCTCAATGCATCCAAAGTGATGTTTGGGGAACCCATATGATAATGCGAGTTTCGTCAATGGCACGTGGAGCACCGCATGTCGGGTCAGGAGAAAGTCTGATAACACGGCTCAATGTCAGGAACAAAATGGATGAGTGGCTCGAGGTTGACTCATATCCTTTCAACCAACATATAAGATGACAGCTTGAGATGGGGTGCTTTGACGTTGGGCCAAACCTTTTGGGTCCGTGGAGCCCAGTGAGCTTGTTTGTACTTGTGCTTGGGAGCCATTGGGCTGTATCAGGGCTTTGGGACATAGTAACTTGTGGGTCGTGGGCTTgtttaagctagcctagtacaGTAGTACTCTAGTAGTCTCTTAGGCTGTGAGCCTCTAAATATGGGTCTATAAATGCTCTGGCCGTGGGCCTGTAAATATTTAGGTCGTGGGCATGCTTAGCTTATGTTTGCATGCAATTGGCACATTTGAAAGCTTAGTTGTGCAAGCTGAAAAGAAGGGAGGGCCATAGCTAATTATGTGTCTtgagtatattttttttttgaaatatcattgaGAAGAGAAATTTGTTTTCCATTAGAATCGAACTTTGAACACACGTATACCTGATCCAGCCGATTGTCAATTGTGCCAATGCTTCTTGGTTTGTGTCTTGAGTCTCAATTCTTCGGTCTTCCAACTGAAATGGACATATTTTCTCAAGTAAATGCACCAGTCTTCACTCTCCCAACTGAAAATGACATATCTTCTCTTAAGTAAATGCACCAGTCTTCACTCTCCCGACTGAAATTGACATGTCTTTTctcacccacaaaaaaaaaaaaaaaaacaaaagctaaTGTGGgaagaaaacaaaacccaaaagtcCTCGTGCTCATCATTCACCAATACAAGCAAACCATCTATTGAGGAAAAGTATGCCACACCC of Tripterygium wilfordii isolate XIE 37 chromosome 13, ASM1340144v1, whole genome shotgun sequence contains these proteins:
- the LOC120012831 gene encoding uncharacterized protein LOC120012831, whose protein sequence is MAGWASNNQKLSAGVMNEYDVVWKPKFSQKFGVELMQNCDLPPPQKVFSGSDETVISSMNRVCGMMGREDDGEYEKLELLKALRLSQTRAREAERRAESLAKEKDFIANVLIKESLELFACRQWVKLLEVQVLMLQPHRQRPEKMGCRWGSEEEGDDDGEGISWIVALAICLGIAGVGVAFGCRYWL